The DNA region CGCGTCGGCGAACTGGGCTTCCCGCCCCGGCGTCGCGACCACGCAGCCGACCCCGTAGCTGCCGAAGGCCCCGTAACAGGAGACGCCGCGCGATTGCACGATCAGCCGCGCCTCGAGACGGCGGACGCCGTCGATGAAGGCGATGGTCCGCTCGTCAGGCTCGCGTAGCGGGTCGACAGGCGCCCATACGCCGGCCGGGTACTCCACCCCCAGGTCCACCCCATCGTCGGCACCCGCAGTGACCGAGAAGTCGGCCTGCATCTCCGCGCCGTAGTCGACGTCCCAGCCGTCGAGGCGCACGGTGAACCCGCCGAACGTCACGGCTTGCTGACCGGCGCGTCGGGCGTCCGCGCCCACTCCTCGTAGGACCCGTCGAACAGCTTCACGTCGTAGCCGAGCATCCGGGCCACGAAGTAGGGAACGGTGGCCTGCTGCCCGATGTGACAGTAGGTGGCGATCGAGGTGCCGGGCGCGGCGCCTGCCGCCTTCAGCATCGCCTCGAGCTCGGCGCGGGGCTTGAACGTGCCGTCCTCGCGCACGAAGGTGCTGAATGGCGCGCTCACGGCGCCGGTCACGTGTCCAGGCCGCGGAATGCGCCCGTTGTTGTCGCTCTCGCCCGTGTAGAACTGCGGCAGGCGCGCGTCGATCACCAGGCTGCCGCTGGCGCCGGCGTGCGAGCGCACCCAGGCGAGGTCGGCGACCGCCTCCGGGCGCGGCCGGAGCGTGAGCGTGCCGGGCGCGGGCGCCGCAGGCACGTCGGTCGTCACCGGCTTGCCGGCCGCCTTCCACGCCGGCAGGCCGCCGTCGAGCACCACGGTGCGGCCGCCCAGGCCAGCGTAATCCAGCGTGAAGACGACGCGGGTCAGCGGGCTCACCCAGTCCTTGCCCATGTACAGCACGATGCGCGAGCCGTCGGAGATGCCGAGCGCCTCGAGCCTGGCCTCGAGGTCGGCCGGCTCCGGCAGCTGGAGCGTGAGGCCGCCCTCGCGCGGCGCAGCGGCGATGGCCCGTGTCTCGAGATGCCGGGCGCCCTGCAGGTGCCCCGCGTCGTACTCGGCCTTCTCGCCGATGTGGAACACCACCGTTGCGGGGTCGGCGAGCATCGGCTCGAGCTGCGCCACCGTGACGAGCGAGGGCGCGCCGCCCGGCTGTGCCGAGGCGGGCGAGGCCGCAGCTCCCACGAAGGCAACGAGGGAGACGACGAGGCTCGGGATCAGGCTGCGGGTCATCCCTCAACGATGACATAGGTTGCGGTTCGGGAACGGGGCACCAGGCACCGGGCGGTCAGTGACCCGACGGCTCGGATGTAGCCGCCGGCCTTGGCGGATGTAGCCGCCGGCCTTGGCCGGCGGTCAGACCGCGCCCGACCTCGGTGGCAGGTACGATCGCCACGTGCGTCGGTGGCTGGTCGTCCTGCTCGTGCTCGCGCTGCTCGCCGCAGCCGCCGCGGCGTGGCTGTGGAGGCGCGAACCGCCGGCGCTCGGGCCATGGTCAGGCGTCACCTCGGTGCTCGCCGACGGCTTCACCGACCCGTTCGGCGTGGCCGCGCTCGCCGACGGCTCGGTGGCCGTGACCGACGGCGCGCGCGTCAGGCGAATCGGCGTCGATGGCCGCGTGACGACGCTTGCCGGCAGTGACGCTGACCGCCGGGCAAGCCCGGCGGCTACACCTCGCCCGGCGGCTACACCTCGCCCGGCGACTACACCGCCCCCGGCGGCCACGCCTCACATGTCGGGTATCGCCGTCGCGCCCGACGGCTCGCTCGTCGTCGCCGACACCGGCACCCACACCATCAAGCGCGTGACGATGGACGGCGCGGTGACGAGGGTGGCAGGCGACGGCACGCCCGGATACGAGGACGGCCCCGCCGCGCAGGCGCGCTTCAGTGGCCCCGTCGGCGTCGCCGTGGACCCCACCGGTGGGATCATCGTCGCCGACACCTACAACGACAGGATCCGCGCCATCGACCGCGATGGCACGGTGCGCACCATCGCCGGCGGCGACGACGTGGGCACGACGGACGGGCCGGGTCCACAGGCGCGCTTCGACACGCCGTGCGGTGTCGCGATCGCGCAAGACGGCCGCATCCTCGTGGCCGATACCGGCAACGGCCTGCTGCGCGCCATCGCGTCCGATGGCACGGTGACGACGATCCCGACGGCCGGCGTGGAGCTGGAACGTCCCATGGCGCTGGCGGTCGGTGCCGATGGCGAGGTGTTCGTCGCCGACGAGCGCGGCATCGTCGTCGCGGTATCGCCCGCCGGCGACGCGCGCCTGATCGCCGGCGAGGACCCGGGGTTCCAGGATGGCGAAGGCGCCGACGCGCGCTTCCGGCGCCCGTCGGGCATCGCCCTCGTGACCGCTGGGGCGGGGCATCGATCGCACGCGTCGCTGCTGGTGGCCGATGCCGGTAACGCGATGGTGCGCGCCATCCGTCCGGCGACGAGCACCGCCGCCGGCTGGACGATGCCCTGGCCCGTGCCGGCGCTTCCGGTGCCGCCACGGCCAGCCGCGGCTCCGGGGTTCGACGCGGAGGCATTCGCGCGCACGCCGCTGCTGTGGCCCATCGCGCCGCTCGAGGGTCCGCACGAGGTCGCCGGCACGTTCGGCGAGGCCCGCGGCGGCGCAGGCGCGGAGCGCTTCCATGCCGGGCTCGACGTGCGCGAGGTGCAGGGCACGATGGTCCGCGCCGTCCGCGACGGCGTCGTCACCAGCCCGCTCTCCACGTTCGGCTTCGACACGATCAACGAGGGCGTGCGCATCGGCGACGTCGCCTACATCCACATCCGTGCCGGACGTACGCCGTCCGACGAGTTGCTCGATCCCGGCAGGTTCGCGCCGGCGCGCGACGCAACCGGCGCCATGGTGCGCATCCGGGTGCGCCGCGGGGCACGCTTCCGTACCGGCGACGTGGTCGGCACGATCAACGCGTTCAACCACGTGCACCTCAACGTCGGCTGGCCGGGCGAGGAGCACAACCCGCTGCGCTTCCGGCTCGTGCAGTTCCGCGACGGCATCCCGCCGACAATCGAGCCCCACGGCATCCGTCTCTTTGACGACGCGTGGACGGCGCTCAACCCGGACCGTCCCGGGCCGATGCGCGGACGCGGGCGCGCCCGTCGCCCGACGCGCCTGCCGCCGATCGAGCCCGTCGTCGTGAACGGACCGGTGCGGATCGTCGTCGACGGGTGGGATCAGGCCGACGGCAACGTGTCGTACCGGCGGCTCGGGTTGCATGCAGTGGCGTGGCAGGTGATCGACGCCACCGGCGGACCTGTCGCCGGGTTCGAGCACCCGCGCGAGGCCATCCGGTTCGATCGCCTGCGCGGCGACCGGGAGGCACCGCGCCTGGTGTACGCGCGTGGCAGCGGCATCCCCGTGTATGGCGCGAGCCGCACGCAGTTCCTCTACGTGGCGACGACGACGTTCCGGGACGGCCGGGTGGAGGACGGCCTGTGGGACACGAGGACGCTCGTG from Luteitalea sp. TBR-22 includes:
- a CDS encoding sulfurtransferase, with translation MTRSLIPSLVVSLVAFVGAAASPASAQPGGAPSLVTVAQLEPMLADPATVVFHIGEKAEYDAGHLQGARHLETRAIAAAPREGGLTLQLPEPADLEARLEALGISDGSRIVLYMGKDWVSPLTRVVFTLDYAGLGGRTVVLDGGLPAWKAAGKPVTTDVPAAPAPGTLTLRPRPEAVADLAWVRSHAGASGSLVIDARLPQFYTGESDNNGRIPRPGHVTGAVSAPFSTFVREDGTFKPRAELEAMLKAAGAAPGTSIATYCHIGQQATVPYFVARMLGYDVKLFDGSYEEWARTPDAPVSKP